From a region of the Budorcas taxicolor isolate Tak-1 chromosome 9, Takin1.1, whole genome shotgun sequence genome:
- the TUBE1 gene encoding tubulin epsilon chain, with amino-acid sequence MTQSVVVQVGQCGNQIGCCFWDLALREHAAVNKKGIYDEAISSFFRNVDTRVVGDGGSISKGKICSLKARAVLIDMEEGVVNEILQGPLRDVFDSKQLITDISGSGNNWAVGHKVFGSLYQEKILEKLRKSAEHCDCLQCFFIIHSMGGGTGSGLGTFLLKVLEDEFPEVYRFVTSIYPSGEDDVITSPYNSILAMKELNEHADCVLPVDNQSLFDIISKIDLMVNSGKLGAAIKPKSLVTSSTGVFKKRQEKPFDAMNNIVANLLLNLTSSARFEGSLNMDLNEISMNLVPFPQLHYLVSSLTPLYTLADVNIPPRRLDQMFSDAFSKDHQLIRADPRHSLYLACALMVRGNVQISDLRRNIERLKPSLQFVSWNQEGWKTSLCSVPPVGHSHSLLALANNTCVKPTFVELKERFIRLYKKKAHLHHYLQIEGMEESCFSEAVSSLSALIQEYNQLDATKSMPVEDLPRLNVAM; translated from the exons ATGACCCAGTCGGTGGTCGTACAGG TCGGCCAGTGCGGAAACCAGATCGGCTGCTGCTTCTGGGACCTGGCGCTAAGGGAGCACGCCGCCGTCAACAAG aaagggATTTATGATGAGGCAATAAGCAGCTTCTTTAGAAATGTGGATACCAG AGTGGTTGGTGATGGTGGCAGTATTTCCAAAGGgaaaatttgttctttaaaagcACGT gCTGTTTTGATTGACATGGAGGAAGGGGTAGTAAATGAAATTCTTCAGGGACCATTGAGAGATGTATTTGATAGTAAGCAGCTCATCACTGATATTTCTGGCTCAGGGAATAATTG GGCTGTGGGTCACAAAGTGTTTGGCAGTCTTTATCAGGAAAAGATTTTAGAGAAACTCAGAAAGTCAGCAGAGCACTGTGATTGTTTGCAGTGTTTTTTTATAATACATTCCATGGGAGGAG GAACAGGATCTGGACTTGGCACATTTCTTTTAAAGGTGCTCGAGGATGAATTCCCAGAAGTATACAGATTCGTGACTTCGATTTATCCTTCTGGTGAGGATGATGTCATAACCTCACCTTACAATAGCATCTTGGCAATGAAGGAACTTAATGAGCATGCCGACTGTGTTTTGCCCGTTGACAACCAA tctttatttgaCATCATTAGCAAAATTGACCTCATGGTGAATTCTGGAAAGTTGGGTGCAGCTATAAAGCCAAAGAGTCTGGTTACTTCAAGTACTGGAGTTTTTAAAAAGCGGCAGGAGAAACCTTTCGATGCAATGAACAACATTGTGGCAAATTTGCTGCTCAATTTAACAAG cTCTGCCAGGTTTGAAGGATCCCTTAATATggacctaaatgaaatcagcaTGAATTTAGTTCCTTTTCCTCAACTGCATTATCTTGTTTCAAGCCTAACACCTCTGTATACACTGGCAGATGTTAACATTCCTCCTCGAAG GCTGGATCAGATGTTTTCAGATGCCTTTAGTAAAGATCACCAGCTAATTCGAGCTGACCCCAGACATAGTCTCTACCTCGCCTGTGCCCTCATGGTTAGAGGAAATGTACAGATTTCTGATCTTCGCAGAAACATTGAAAG ATTAAAACCTTCTCTACAGTTTGTCTCCTGGAATCAAGAAGGCTGGAAGACCAGCTTGTGTTCAGTACCTCCGGTGGGCCATTCCCATTCATTATTAGCATTGGCAAACAACACGTGCGTGAAGCCTACCTTCGTAGAACTGAAAGAGAGATTCATAAGGCTCTACAAGAAAAAG GCTCATCTTCATCACTATCTACAAATTGAAGGGATGGAGGAAAGCTGTTTCTCAGAAGCCGTGTCATCTTTATCAGCACTTATACAGGAATATAACCAACTGGATGCCACAAAAAGCATGCCTGTGGAAGATTTACCTAGACTAAACGTAGCTATGtga